Below is a window of Spelaeicoccus albus DNA.
TGAATTGATTCAAGCTATAGTTGCCGTCGTCATTGGTGTCCGCCGCGGACGGCGCGACGTGATACTTGTTGATCAGATCGACCACATATTGTATGGCCTGCACGGTTTTCGGATCGTCCGCGTAGACGTACGTATCGTCTTTTGCCTGCCAGGCCCCGCCGTTGGATCCGACGAAGTTGTAAAAGATGGCTTGGAGGTCGAATGCCGCATTGAAGCCGTACTGCTTGATCTCTTTCGGTTTGAATCCCGGTTGGTCGGCAGCCGTGCCGGACTTGTCGATCGTCAGCTTCTTGGCGGCTTTGATGAAATTGTCGTTCGTGCCGGACGGATCCCACTGCAGGTTGCTCGGGTCGATGCCCGCCTTTTTCACCATTGCCTTGTTGTAGAACAGCGCGATCGAGTCGGACAGCTGCGGGACTCCGTACAGCGCGCCGTCCCGCGTAAATTGCTTGACCACGGACGGCTGCCAGTCTTGGTGCTTGCCCGGCAGCGCCTTCGAGATATCGACTAGCCGGCCGGCGTCCGCGTAATTGCCGAAATTTGAGCTGTTGAGCCAAAAAATGTCGTCGGCGTTTCCGCCGGCCAGATCGGTCGGAAGCTTCGTCCAGTAGGTGTCCCACGGGATGACGTTGATGCGTACGTCGATGTCCTTGTTCTTCTTGCTGAATTCGGCGAACGACTTCTTGTACGACTTGGCCACCTGCTCGTCCCACAGCCGGAACGTGACTGTCTTCTTTCCGCTCGAACCGCCGGAAGAGCCGGACTGGGACGGCGAGCACGCGGCCAGTGCCGCGAGTGCGGCGACTCCGGTCGTACCCGCCGAAACCCGAATGAACTGCCTACGCGACGTCATACCGGACGCTCCCCCTTTTTCCGCAAGACCGACTACCTCTTTGAGAATACCGAACGGCCCGGCGCGCACGGCCGGGGTCCGGGCCCGCTTACTTGAATCCCGTCAGCGAGATCGAGTTCACGATGTTGCGCTGCGTCAGCAGGTACAGCGCCACCAGCGGGGCCATCGACAAGGTCGTGGCTGCCATCACGAGCGTCCAATTGTCGGTGTACTGGGTTTGCAGGTTCTGGGTGGCGACTGTCAGCACCTCCCAGGTCGGACCGGACGTGACGAACAACGGCCACATGAAGTTGTTCCACTGCGAGACCACCGTGATGACGACAAGGGTCGTCAGGATAGGCCGGGACATCGGCACGATGATTGACCACAGAATCCGCAGCGTGCCGGCACCGTCGAGCCGAGCGGCGTCCTCGATATCGTCCGGAATGCCGCGAAAGTGCTCGCGCAGCAAGAAGATGGCGTACGGCGATCCGAAAAGGGTCGGCAGCACGAGGCCCCAAAAGGTGTTGCGCAGCCCGACCGACGACATCATCACGTACAGGGGGACGACGGTCGCCACCTGCGGGATCAGCATCGTTCCCAGGTAGATCCAGAACACGGCGTCCCGACCCGGAAAGGTCAGCCTGCCGAACGCATACGCGGCCATCACGGAGAAGACCATTTGGCCGACCAGGATAAAGGCGGTCATTTCGAACGTGACCACCAGCGGCGTCAGGAAACTGTGCGAGCCGGTGAACAGCTGCACGAAGTTGTCGAAGGTGAAAGGGTGCGGCAGGGTGAGGGGGCCTTCGGTGGCGGCCTGTTCGGGCGTTTTCAGCGCCGTCATCAGGCTGAGTGCGAACGGGGCAAGCGTGAGCAGTGCTCCGGCCCCCAACACCATGTAGACGCCGGCGGCACCGACCGGGCGCACGCGCATCGAGGACGACGCCATGGTCACTGCATCCCGTAGGTCATGCGGCGGCGGAAGAAGAGGTTCTGAGCGAGTGTGACGAGTACCAGCACCACCATCAGCGCGAGCGACAACGCGGCGGCGCTGCCCAATTGAGGCGCCAGGAATACGTCTTGGTAGATGTGCGTGGCGACGACGTCCGTGCGGCCGGCCGGGCCGCCGGCAGTCATCGAATAAATCTGATCGAACGCTTGGAAGCTGGCGATGAAGCCGGTGACAAGGACGAAGAACATGGTCGGACGCAGCAGCGGCACTGTGATGGACCAAAAGACCTGGGTTCCTGTCGCGCCGTCCAGCCGGGCGGATTCGTAAAACTCGCCGGGAATGTTCGACAGGCCGGCCAAGAAGAACAGCGTCACGTATCCGACGTTCGTCCAAATGCTCACAAACGCCACCGACGGCAACGCGAAGCTGTACGACGACAGCCATGCCACATGGGTACCGAGAATGGTGTTCAGCGCGCCACCGGTCGGCGCGAAGATCCACTTCCAGACCACGCCAAGGGCCAGCGGTGCGCAGATCCACGGGATGAGGAATACGGCCCGGAAAAATGTCGACCCGCGCAGCCGTTTAGCCAGCAGCACCGACAGCCACAGTCCAAGCGCGGTCTGGCACGGGATGACGATGATGACGAAGAGGAGCGTGACGCCGAACGAGTTGAGGATGGCCGGGTCGGTGAAGAGTGCGCCGAAGTTGGCCAAGCCCGCCCAGGTCGGTTTGCTGACGAGGTCCCAAGAATGGAAGCTCAGCCACACGCTCACGATCGCCGGGACGATGAGAAAGATTCCAACGCCGATGAGGCTGGGCGCGAGCAGCGAATATCCGGTGGCCGACTGGCGGCGACGGCGCATCCGCCGATTGGCTGGTGCCGTAGCGCGGCGCGACGGGGCGTCGGTCAGTCCGCTCATTGGGCCTCCCCCACGCCGTTCGATTTCCGCTTACCGAGTGTATCCACACGTAAAACGCGCGTCGCCGTACAGCCCGCCCCGTTATGACGGCGCGTTCCTGACGCCGCGGCGCGTTTTGCGGTGCCGGGGCATTCCGCGTTACACCGAGAGCGGCGGCGTGCGGACGCGTTGGAACAACGCGACAAGGGCCCCGGCCACGAGGATTCCGACCGACAGTGCCAAGCCGGCAAAGACTCCGTGCGGGCCGTCCGATACTCCGCCGCCCAAGATCGGACCGATGCACTGCCCCAGCGCGAACGTGACTGTCATGGTGCCGATGGCCGCCGTCCAATGTCGAGGATGCAGGCTTTGGCGCGCAACGGTGGTGATGGCGGTGACCAAGGAGAGGAACGACCCGCCGAACAGCAGGGCCGAGGCAAATGCGGCCCACATCGACGTCCAGATGAGCGGCACGGCCGCGCCGACCGCGACGACGAGGAGCACCAATGCCGGTCCTCGGCCGCCGCGCAGCCGGCCGAGCACCGGCCCCCAGAGATACGTGGCCGCTATCGACGTCGCGCCGAGCACCACCCAGAACCACGTCACCTCCGCGCCGCCGGCGCCGCCCTGTTTCAAATACGCCACGATGAACGTCATATACGAGATGTAGCCGACGCCGAACAGCAAATACGCTCCCATCAGCGGCACGAGACGGGACGCCGGCCAGCGATCACCGCGCGACCTGGCCAACTCCGGTTCGGATAACCGCCGCGATGCAGCAACCGAGATCGCCGCGGCAATCACGGACAACCCGCCGAGAACCAGCCAGCCGATGCGCCACCCGCTGCCGACCGTCGTATGCGCCAGGACGGGGTTGACGATGAGCCCGGACAGCACGATTCCGGCTCCGCCGCCGCAAAAATACACGCCCAGCAGCAATGCGGACCGACTCGGCTGGTGCCGCTTCGAGGCGCTTGCCGCCAATCCGCCGCCCACGACGAAGCTCACGGCGCCGGCGATGCCCGCCACCAAGCGCAATGCCAAGAGGAACGCCAGATTGCCGGACGCCGCAGACGCCAGCAATGCCGCCGCCGTCACCACGATGCCGAGGGTGAAGGCCCGTCGGGAACCGGTGGCTCGGGCGATGGGAGTCGCCAGGACTGCCCCGATCAGATACCCGACGGCGTTCACGGCGTTCATCGCGCCGGCCGTGATGAACGACCAACCCAGGTCGGCCTGCATCGGCGGCAGCAACAATGCGTAGGCGAACCGTGCGAATCCGAGCCCGACGACCGGCCCGAGGGCGAGCGCCGCAACGGTGCCGAGATCGGAGTGGTGTGGCGGCTCCGCCGCGGCATTCGGCATACGTGCCAGTATCGTCGCACCACGAGGACGGGCACAATCGAAGCGCTCCGGGGTGCCGGAGAAGCCCGCCCCCGAGCCGGCGTCAGGCGTCAGGCGTCAGCCGAGCTTGATGGTCGGCTTGTACATGTCGAACCACAGCCCGAGGTCAAGGGCACGCTCCAGCCCAAAGCGCGATCCCTGCGAGACCTTGTCGGACTGCTCCGTCACGGCACCGGCCAGCCAGTCGTGGTCGATGAGCTCAAACAGCTGATGCGACGGATCGGCCACGTACCGCCGCGCATTCTCCTGCAGTTGGACGGCGTACGCCGGGTCCTGGGTCGACGGATACGGCGATTTCACCCGGTCGGCCACCGACTTCGGCAGGACGTCGGCGGCTGCGGCCCGCAACAGCGACTTCTCCCTGCCATCGAACGTCTTCATCGACCACGGCGTGTTGTAGACGTATTCCACAAGACGGTGGTCACAGAACGGCACGCGCACTTCGAGACCGGTGGCCATGCTGGCGCGGTCCTTGCGGTCGAGCAGGACGCGCACGAACCGGGTCAGATGCAGGTAGCAAATCTTGCGCATTTGATATTCGTGTTCGCTCTCGCCGTCCAAGCGTTCGATCTGCGCGACGGCGTCGGAGTACGAATTCCGGACATACCCTCCGAGGTCGAGCTGCTCGAACAGACGCGAGTTGAAGATGGACGCCATGCCGGACTCCATCGACGAGAACTGCGCCATCCACGGGAACGTTTCCCCCTTGCGCGCTTCGTCGTTGAAGAACCATTTGTACCCGCCGAACACCTCATCGGCCGATTCCCCCGACAACGCGACGGTCGAATGTTTGCGGATCTCGCGGAACAGGAGGTAGAGCGACGAATCCATATCGCCGAGCCCCATCGGCAGGTCGCGGGCCCGGATGACCGTGGCACGCACCTCCGGGTCGGCAAGCTCGGCCGAGCTCAGCACGATGTCCTGATGGTCGGTCCGGGCCAGGTCGGCGACGTCGTGCACGAACGGCCCGTCCGGCGTCCCGCGCAGGTCGTCGGGGATGAAGTTGTCCGATTGGCCGGCGAAATCGACGGCGAAGGAGCGCACCGTCTCGCCGTGCTGG
It encodes the following:
- a CDS encoding ABC transporter substrate-binding protein yields the protein MTSRRQFIRVSAGTTGVAALAALAACSPSQSGSSGGSSGKKTVTFRLWDEQVAKSYKKSFAEFSKKNKDIDVRINVIPWDTYWTKLPTDLAGGNADDIFWLNSSNFGNYADAGRLVDISKALPGKHQDWQPSVVKQFTRDGALYGVPQLSDSIALFYNKAMVKKAGIDPSNLQWDPSGTNDNFIKAAKKLTIDKSGTAADQPGFKPKEIKQYGFNAAFDLQAIFYNFVGSNGGAWQAKDDTYVYADDPKTVQAIQYVVDLINKYHVAPSAADTNDDGNYSLNQFNRGRMALFESGTYNLKNIADAAKFDWGIAHIPAGPTGRVSVVNGIIAAGNAKSTNADATKKVLDWIGSKESADIIAADGSAFPAVTSAAPSYTKHWKKEGVDTKPFIEAAGGKSIGAPHGPKANNADIKANPILKEMFLGRLSVKEGLTKAQAAANKAIK
- a CDS encoding YbfB/YjiJ family MFS transporter; this encodes MPNAAAEPPHHSDLGTVAALALGPVVGLGFARFAYALLLPPMQADLGWSFITAGAMNAVNAVGYLIGAVLATPIARATGSRRAFTLGIVVTAAALLASAASGNLAFLLALRLVAGIAGAVSFVVGGGLAASASKRHQPSRSALLLGVYFCGGGAGIVLSGLIVNPVLAHTTVGSGWRIGWLVLGGLSVIAAAISVAASRRLSEPELARSRGDRWPASRLVPLMGAYLLFGVGYISYMTFIVAYLKQGGAGGAEVTWFWVVLGATSIAATYLWGPVLGRLRGGRGPALVLLVVAVGAAVPLIWTSMWAAFASALLFGGSFLSLVTAITTVARQSLHPRHWTAAIGTMTVTFALGQCIGPILGGGVSDGPHGVFAGLALSVGILVAGALVALFQRVRTPPLSV
- a CDS encoding carbohydrate ABC transporter permease; protein product: MASSSMRVRPVGAAGVYMVLGAGALLTLAPFALSLMTALKTPEQAATEGPLTLPHPFTFDNFVQLFTGSHSFLTPLVVTFEMTAFILVGQMVFSVMAAYAFGRLTFPGRDAVFWIYLGTMLIPQVATVVPLYVMMSSVGLRNTFWGLVLPTLFGSPYAIFLLREHFRGIPDDIEDAARLDGAGTLRILWSIIVPMSRPILTTLVVITVVSQWNNFMWPLFVTSGPTWEVLTVATQNLQTQYTDNWTLVMAATTLSMAPLVALYLLTQRNIVNSISLTGFK
- a CDS encoding carbohydrate ABC transporter permease, which translates into the protein MSGLTDAPSRRATAPANRRMRRRRQSATGYSLLAPSLIGVGIFLIVPAIVSVWLSFHSWDLVSKPTWAGLANFGALFTDPAILNSFGVTLLFVIIVIPCQTALGLWLSVLLAKRLRGSTFFRAVFLIPWICAPLALGVVWKWIFAPTGGALNTILGTHVAWLSSYSFALPSVAFVSIWTNVGYVTLFFLAGLSNIPGEFYESARLDGATGTQVFWSITVPLLRPTMFFVLVTGFIASFQAFDQIYSMTAGGPAGRTDVVATHIYQDVFLAPQLGSAAALSLALMVVLVLVTLAQNLFFRRRMTYGMQ
- the asnB gene encoding asparagine synthase (glutamine-hydrolyzing); translation: MCGVAGWVSFDRDLRKERATVEAMTETMACRGPDAAGTWFDTHAALGHRRLAIIDLPGGSQPMATESDAGKAAMVYSGETYNFSELRDELRRRGHRFNTDSDTEVVLTGYLEWGEAVAEKLNGMFAFAIWDTERQKLVMIRDRMGIKPLYYYPTADGVLFGSEPKAILENPLAERAVTLDGLREMFSFVKTPGHAVWEGMREVEPGTVVTVTTSGVKETRYWTLETKPHPDDQDSSVAHVRELLDDITERQLVADVPRCLLLSGGLDSSVLTGLAADQLAQHGETVRSFAVDFAGQSDNFIPDDLRGTPDGPFVHDVADLARTDHQDIVLSSAELADPEVRATVIRARDLPMGLGDMDSSLYLLFREIRKHSTVALSGESADEVFGGYKWFFNDEARKGETFPWMAQFSSMESGMASIFNSRLFEQLDLGGYVRNSYSDAVAQIERLDGESEHEYQMRKICYLHLTRFVRVLLDRKDRASMATGLEVRVPFCDHRLVEYVYNTPWSMKTFDGREKSLLRAAAADVLPKSVADRVKSPYPSTQDPAYAVQLQENARRYVADPSHQLFELIDHDWLAGAVTEQSDKVSQGSRFGLERALDLGLWFDMYKPTIKLG